The nucleotide sequence TGTCGTCGTCGTTATTGTGtcatatatgtattatattattgcTATGTATTGTTGGATTATATCAAGTTAGATTAGTTATAGTATATTGTTATAATTAATTATAGTAACTTTTTGTGACATCTTCCTTTTGCCTTGTAATGGAGCCAGCAAGAAAGAGGAAATACTCCCCTGTCTGggagtttttttaaatggttggTCACAATAAGGtatgtgtattattattgttttactgtcttgatataataataatactcaCTATAAGTCTGTATTATATTTCATGTCTATTCGTTTATGTTTCTAGGTGAAATGCTTTCTGTGCCTAAAGGAGCTGACATACAGCAATAACACCTCCTCCAATGCTCAGGCATTATCGAGCACGCCACGAGCATGCACAGACTACTAACAATCCACACAGTAGTCaaagtaattaataataatgataataataataaacattatctaaataatattttaggCTCCTACAATAGacctgcattttattttattatagattCCAAAAAAGAAAAGGGAAATGAGGCCCTGGTGAACTTGGTCATCAAGGACTCCCAACCCTTTTCCATTGTGGATGCTGATGGATTTAGGGAGCTTCTGCATGTGTTGGATCCCACTTATGCTATCCCAACTCGAAAGGTATGTGATTAATAAAGAGATTCATCATTATTTAAGAAGTTTAAAGTAAGATtagctacatttttttttatccacAGGGTTTGAAGGCCATGGTTGCTCATAAATACAAGGAGGCTAAGGAGAAGGCCAGAGAGCAGTTGCAGAAAGTTGCGGCAATAAGCCTTACCTCTGACATGTGGACATCATTAAACATGGATGCCTTCCTAGCAGTAACTTGCCATTTTATAGATGACAATGACAAGCTCTGCACTGTTTTACTACGTGTAGAGCATTTCCCTCAGAGCCATACTGCGGAGAACTTGGATACTGGACATATCAAGCTCATGGACGAGTGGGGCATAAAGGATGAAGTGAAGTGCCTGgtaactgatgctgcagccaaCATGATAGGATGTGTACGATCATTGAATGTTAGGCATTCGATATACATTGCACGTGCTCTAAACCTTATTGTGAGGAAATCTTTTGATGACATCAGTAGCTTCAATGACATTCGATCCAAATGTAGGAAACTTGTGACCTATTTCCAAACCAGCACTACAGCAAAAGAGAGACTGGCCCAAGTACAGGAGCAGATGGGGAGACCAGTTctgaaaatgatcatttaagtACACACTCTCTGGAACAGCACTTACAACATGCTGGAACGGCTCTATCAGCTGAGAGAGCCAGTGGGGGCAGCCCTGGCTTCTCTAAAGACTGACTTCACCCCTTCAACAGCCCTGGAACAACCTTTCCCACCCCACACTTTTCTGTTGCAATTTGCGTTATTACACTCCCTCCACCATAAGCACTCGACTCAACACAGTCTCACTTTTGTTGTTCCTACTGTCACTATCCAAACAATTTATGAACAATTAATGAACTGTGCGTGACAGTTGTCTCTGCACAAGTAaattcagacagacagagaaacatattttatttgataccCAGGCAATGGACAAATGTCTGCTCAGGTCATTGGttcaatattaatttattgGTCTGCTATTTCTTTGCACAGTAGCTAGGTGTCAGTAGTGAGCAATAATGAATGAAGCTTCGAGTAATGAACCTTTTGGTGAAGCAATGGGCTGTGAGGTCTCAGTGGTTCAGGAAGCCTCATTTTGCCATCACTACTCACAGCCCATTGCTTTTGTTGTGGGAAAAGAGCTCTTATTCCtgactttctttatatattaaccacgaaataaatgctaaaatataaataaaaaatccctgtgacacagataaacataacaagacAAACAATGTAAAATCAGCAATTGGTCCAAGCAGGATTAGAACCAGTCAAAGACACAGCATGCGAATGAAAGCCAACCGAGCTGACCTTTAGAATAGCAATGGCTTATATTGAAATTTGCATGAGCATAGTGAGAATTCTGTAATCACCCtctttacttttcaaacctgtataacagCATAACGTGTTAaccgtataaacacaaaagaagatatttgaaagaaagttagtaacagaaaaccgttcgTCCACATTGTCTtttcttcatacaatagaagtcaatcgggaccattggtaaatgatgacagaaatttcgttTTGGGGGGGAACTAAGGTACCTTTAATCAtgacttgacttaatttgacattttacacattttacaaatagcTTACTGGAACATATTGCATTAGtaat is from Triplophysa dalaica isolate WHDGS20190420 chromosome 3, ASM1584641v1, whole genome shotgun sequence and encodes:
- the LOC130417637 gene encoding E3 SUMO-protein ligase ZBED1-like, which gives rise to MLRHYRARHEHAQTTNNPHSSQNSKKEKGNEALVNLVIKDSQPFSIVDADGFRELLHVLDPTYAIPTRKGLKAMVAHKYKEAKEKAREQLQKVAAISLTSDMWTSLNMDAFLAVTCHFIDDNDKLCTVLLRVEHFPQSHTAENLDTGHIKLMDEWGIKDEVKCLVTDAAANMIGCVRSLNVRHSIYIARALNLIVRKSFDDISSFNDIRSKCRKLVTYFQTSTTAKERLAQVQEQMGRPVLKMII